A region from the Afifella aestuarii genome encodes:
- a CDS encoding RNA pyrophosphohydrolase has product MNEKMLHETGFAEPLEGYRPCVGLAVFNADGLVFVGRRTGGEESVSSGYAWQMPQGGIDRGETPLEAAKRELYEETAMRSVTLLAESPLWWHYDLPEELCRSVWKGRYRGQTQKWFAFRFEGNEAEIDIGPHDGHKAEFLQWNWERLERTPELIVPFKRDVYERVASAFAGFAAA; this is encoded by the coding sequence ATGAACGAAAAAATGTTGCATGAAACCGGCTTTGCGGAGCCGCTCGAAGGTTATCGTCCGTGCGTGGGCCTGGCCGTCTTCAATGCCGACGGGCTCGTCTTCGTCGGGCGCAGGACGGGCGGCGAGGAGAGTGTCTCCTCTGGCTATGCCTGGCAGATGCCGCAAGGCGGTATCGACCGTGGCGAGACGCCACTGGAGGCGGCCAAACGCGAGCTCTACGAGGAGACGGCGATGCGCTCCGTCACGCTTCTCGCCGAATCGCCCCTCTGGTGGCACTACGATCTGCCGGAAGAACTCTGCCGCTCCGTCTGGAAGGGGCGCTATCGCGGCCAGACGCAGAAATGGTTCGCCTTCCGCTTCGAGGGGAACGAGGCGGAAATCGATATCGGTCCGCATGACGGCCACAAGGCAGAATTCCTGCAATGGAACTGGGAGCGCCTGGAGCGGACGCCGGAACTGATCGTGCCGTTCAAGCGCGACGTCTATGAGCGGGTCGCCTCAGCTTTTGCCGGTTTCGCCGCGGCCTGA
- a CDS encoding M48 family metalloprotease, translating to MRRSLLSLFVVALLGGCQLGPSPSQLGRVEPVAALPQPGPTVSPAESAIGAREHQRVLAQYGGVYSDPDVQRETEQIVKRLVEASDEPGRSYRVTILNSPVANAFALPGGYVYVTRGLLALADDRAEVAAVLSHEMAHVILKHAIARAQKAQTSELVERVATDVLSDSKAGQSARLNSRMTLASFSRDQEAEADRTGVQIAGRAGYDPFAASRFLDKLQRYAAFRSASGEKDDAQNFLSSHPAALERRALVVKAARQFGAPGVGEQGRIPYLKAIDGLVYGDDPSEGFVRGREFLHPRLAIGFKVPPQYRLENTREAVLAAAGRDTAMRFDGVKATENQSPESYLASGWINGLEEGSIEPRTVNGLPAAVATAVAGDWQFRIGAIRLGRSIYRFIFAQRGGSGDIDAALSQTLASFHRLDPAEVARLRPLRIDLVITNPGDTVQSLATRMKGVERGEELFRILNGLSDDEPIGAGRMVKVISD from the coding sequence ATGCGCAGGTCGTTGCTCTCTCTGTTCGTCGTCGCCTTGCTCGGCGGTTGCCAATTGGGACCGTCTCCGAGCCAGCTCGGCCGTGTCGAGCCGGTCGCAGCTTTGCCTCAGCCGGGTCCGACGGTGTCGCCGGCCGAGAGCGCCATCGGCGCGCGCGAACATCAGCGCGTCCTCGCCCAATATGGCGGCGTATACAGCGATCCCGACGTGCAGCGCGAGACCGAGCAGATCGTCAAACGCCTCGTCGAAGCCTCCGACGAGCCGGGCCGCAGCTACCGCGTCACCATTCTGAACTCGCCCGTCGCCAATGCCTTCGCGCTGCCCGGCGGCTATGTCTACGTCACCCGCGGCCTGCTCGCGCTTGCCGACGACCGCGCCGAGGTTGCCGCCGTCCTGTCGCACGAAATGGCGCATGTCATCCTGAAGCACGCCATCGCGCGCGCCCAGAAGGCCCAGACGAGCGAGCTCGTGGAACGCGTCGCAACAGACGTCCTCTCCGATTCCAAGGCCGGGCAGTCCGCGCGTCTCAATTCGCGCATGACGCTTGCGAGCTTCTCCCGCGATCAGGAGGCCGAGGCCGACAGAACTGGCGTGCAGATCGCCGGCCGCGCCGGCTACGACCCCTTCGCGGCCTCCCGCTTCCTCGACAAATTGCAGCGCTATGCGGCCTTCCGCTCGGCAAGCGGCGAGAAGGACGATGCGCAGAACTTCCTGTCGTCGCATCCGGCGGCGCTTGAGCGGCGCGCGCTCGTCGTCAAGGCGGCTCGTCAGTTCGGGGCGCCGGGCGTCGGCGAACAGGGCCGCATTCCCTATCTCAAGGCGATCGACGGCCTCGTCTACGGCGACGATCCCTCGGAAGGCTTCGTGCGCGGCCGCGAATTCCTGCATCCGCGCCTCGCGATCGGCTTCAAGGTGCCCCCGCAATATCGCCTGGAAAACACGCGCGAGGCGGTTCTCGCCGCTGCCGGCCGCGATACGGCGATGCGCTTCGACGGCGTGAAGGCCACTGAAAATCAGAGCCCTGAATCCTATCTCGCCTCCGGCTGGATCAACGGTCTGGAAGAAGGATCGATCGAGCCGCGCACCGTCAACGGCCTTCCCGCCGCCGTCGCCACGGCCGTCGCGGGCGACTGGCAGTTCCGCATCGGCGCGATCCGGCTCGGCAGGTCCATCTATCGCTTCATCTTTGCCCAGCGCGGCGGTTCCGGCGACATCGACGCGGCCTTGTCGCAGACGCTTGCAAGCTTCCACCGGCTCGACCCGGCGGAGGTCGCGCGCCTGCGCCCGCTCAGGATCGATCTCGTCATCACCAATCCCGGCGACACGGTGCAGAGCCTCGCCACCCGCATGAAGGGCGTTGAACGAGGCGAAGAGCTTTTCCGCATCCTGAACGGCCTCTCCGACGACGAACCCATCGGCGCCGGCCGCATGGTCAAGGTCATCTCAGACTGA
- a CDS encoding thermonuclease family protein: MAARAEEPRTIVTPTKSFALASIAPPSLLDERLPDEPMLAAINDFLVARTARAVPLSQKPDRWNRIPAWIMTDSVFLQEELLRQGLAVAVPFAGDALGEACASRLFAAEEEARKAGRGIWKTPGLVHKAKDAAALSSQYGRYGIVEGTIISVGNRPYRTYLNFGRDWSHDFTAEIDGRDVPVFGGEQQLLGLVGKTVRLRGFLEEKGGPMLLLRRSSQLEMMDALQHP, translated from the coding sequence TTGGCCGCTCGCGCCGAAGAGCCGCGCACCATCGTTACGCCAACAAAGAGTTTCGCGCTCGCCAGCATCGCTCCGCCCTCTCTTCTCGATGAGCGCCTGCCGGACGAGCCGATGCTCGCCGCAATCAACGATTTTCTGGTCGCTCGAACCGCCCGGGCGGTCCCGCTCTCCCAAAAGCCCGACCGCTGGAACCGCATCCCCGCCTGGATCATGACCGACAGCGTCTTCCTGCAGGAGGAGCTTCTCCGGCAAGGCCTTGCCGTCGCAGTTCCTTTTGCGGGTGACGCTCTCGGTGAGGCCTGCGCATCCCGGCTCTTCGCAGCGGAAGAAGAGGCGCGAAAAGCCGGCCGTGGCATCTGGAAAACCCCGGGCCTTGTCCACAAGGCCAAGGACGCAGCGGCGCTTTCGTCACAATATGGCCGTTACGGCATAGTGGAAGGGACCATCATTTCTGTTGGGAACCGGCCCTATCGCACCTATCTGAATTTCGGACGCGACTGGTCGCACGATTTCACGGCGGAGATTGACGGCCGGGACGTCCCGGTCTTCGGCGGGGAACAGCAACTTCTGGGCCTTGTCGGAAAGACCGTCCGTCTGCGTGGCTTCCTTGAGGAGAAAGGTGGCCCGATGCTTCTTCTGCGAAGGTCCTCGCAGCTTGAAATGATGGACGCGCTGCAACACCCCTGA
- a CDS encoding amidase, whose protein sequence is MTAERTLDACELRDHLARGEISALAVAEACLARVAEKEGEIEAFAFLDADHVLAQAQRLDDWRKAGKPIGRLHGLPVALKDIIDTADMPKENGTVLDAGRRPRQDAFVAAKLRAEGAILFGKTTTTELAFLAPTKTRNPHDTTRTPGGSSAGSAASVAAGMVPLSVGTQTNGSMLRPASYCGVVGFKPGHGVIPRTGLIVQSEPLDTIGVFGRSVEDAALLAEVLQGYDAGDHDTHPIARDRLLEAARSAPPVKPQFAFIKTPVWDQADADMQGAMQELASLLGDQCDEVELPAAFANAHPAHRRLMMAGFARNLRPWAERGWDQLSQHMQDAIEEGREIKAVDYLAALDWRNILNAGLDRVFARYDAILTPAAPGEAPADLSTTGDPVFNTIWSLCGVPALSLPLANGANGMPLGIQIVGARGQEGRLLRTARWLMYHVAASPEPEDRP, encoded by the coding sequence ATGACGGCCGAACGAACCTTGGATGCCTGCGAGTTGCGCGACCACCTCGCCCGCGGCGAGATCAGCGCACTTGCCGTGGCGGAGGCCTGTCTCGCCCGCGTCGCGGAGAAGGAAGGCGAGATCGAAGCCTTCGCCTTTCTCGATGCCGACCATGTCCTCGCCCAGGCGCAGCGTCTCGACGATTGGCGCAAGGCCGGCAAGCCGATCGGCCGCCTGCACGGCCTGCCGGTGGCCTTGAAAGACATCATCGACACCGCCGATATGCCGAAGGAAAACGGCACCGTGCTCGATGCCGGCCGCCGTCCGCGCCAGGATGCCTTCGTCGCCGCAAAACTGCGGGCGGAAGGGGCGATCCTCTTCGGCAAGACGACGACGACCGAGCTCGCCTTTCTCGCCCCGACGAAGACGCGCAATCCGCATGATACGACGCGCACGCCGGGCGGGTCTTCGGCCGGCTCTGCCGCCTCCGTCGCCGCCGGCATGGTGCCGCTCTCGGTCGGCACCCAGACCAACGGCTCGATGCTGCGGCCGGCGTCTTATTGCGGCGTCGTCGGCTTCAAGCCGGGCCACGGCGTCATTCCCCGCACCGGCCTCATCGTACAGTCCGAGCCGCTTGACACGATCGGCGTCTTCGGCCGCTCGGTGGAAGATGCGGCCCTCCTCGCCGAGGTGCTCCAGGGCTACGACGCCGGCGACCACGACACGCATCCGATCGCCCGCGACCGGCTTCTCGAGGCGGCGCGGAGCGCGCCTCCGGTGAAGCCGCAATTCGCCTTCATAAAAACGCCCGTCTGGGACCAGGCCGATGCCGACATGCAGGGCGCCATGCAGGAGCTCGCCAGCCTCCTCGGCGATCAATGCGACGAGGTCGAGTTGCCGGCCGCGTTCGCCAACGCCCATCCCGCCCATCGCCGTCTGATGATGGCGGGCTTTGCACGCAATCTCCGCCCCTGGGCCGAGCGCGGCTGGGATCAGCTCAGCCAGCACATGCAGGACGCCATCGAAGAAGGCCGCGAGATCAAGGCCGTCGACTATCTTGCCGCTCTCGACTGGCGCAACATCCTCAATGCCGGGCTCGACCGCGTCTTTGCCCGCTACGACGCCATTCTGACGCCGGCCGCGCCCGGCGAGGCGCCTGCGGATCTTTCAACGACCGGAGATCCCGTCTTCAACACCATCTGGTCGCTCTGCGGCGTGCCGGCGCTCAGCCTGCCACTGGCGAACGGGGCAAACGGCATGCCGCTCGGCATCCAGATCGTCGGCGCCCGCGGTCAGGAAGGGCGCCTCCTGCGCACCGCGCGCTGGCTGATGTATCATGTCGCCGCGTCGCCGGAGCCGGAGGACCGCCCATGA
- a CDS encoding TRAP transporter large permease, producing the protein MTDPQIAVAMLGIFIFTIMLGFPIAFTLMALGVGFGYYAYFDADRQWRLYDRALTDGADLWTRIETWLGGFFNNRIFDLFVNQTYSVMSNDVLTAVPLFLFMGYVVERANIVDRLFSTLQIAAKRIPGSMAVAALITCALFATATGIVGAVVTLMGLLAFPAMLNARYNTSFASGVICAGGTLGILIPPSIMLIVYAATSGVSIVRLYAGALLPGLLLAGLYVLYVVGRAWLNPKIAPRPPETEEMQVSGFALLWLLITSFFPLAILILSVLGAILFGLATPSEAAAVGALGGLILALAYRALTWQRLQESVYLTVRTSAMVCWLFVGSWTFSSVFSYLGGEQVISDFVTGLDISPIVFLILAQIIIFLLGWPLEWSEIIIIFVPIFLPLLPHFGIDPLFFGILVALNLQTSFLTPPMAMSAYYLKGIAPPQVQLVEIFKGCMPFLGMVILAMALIYVFPGVVYWLPNLVYGR; encoded by the coding sequence ATGACCGACCCGCAAATCGCCGTGGCGATGCTCGGCATCTTCATCTTCACCATCATGCTGGGCTTTCCGATCGCCTTCACCTTGATGGCGCTCGGTGTGGGCTTCGGCTACTACGCCTATTTCGACGCCGACCGGCAATGGCGCCTCTACGATCGTGCCCTCACCGACGGTGCGGATCTTTGGACGCGCATCGAAACCTGGCTCGGCGGCTTCTTCAACAATCGCATCTTCGATCTCTTCGTCAATCAGACCTATTCGGTCATGTCGAACGACGTTTTGACCGCGGTGCCGCTCTTCCTCTTCATGGGCTACGTGGTGGAGCGCGCCAACATCGTCGACCGTCTCTTCTCCACGCTTCAGATCGCGGCCAAACGCATTCCGGGCTCGATGGCGGTCGCCGCCCTCATCACCTGCGCGCTCTTTGCCACCGCCACCGGCATCGTCGGCGCCGTCGTCACGCTGATGGGGCTGCTGGCCTTCCCGGCGATGCTCAACGCCCGTTACAACACGAGCTTCGCCTCAGGCGTCATCTGCGCCGGCGGCACGCTCGGCATCCTCATCCCGCCCTCGATCATGCTCATCGTCTATGCGGCGACTTCGGGCGTCTCGATCGTCCGGCTCTATGCCGGCGCGCTCCTGCCGGGGCTGCTGCTCGCCGGCCTCTACGTCCTCTATGTCGTCGGCCGCGCCTGGCTCAATCCGAAGATCGCGCCACGCCCGCCCGAAACCGAAGAGATGCAGGTCTCCGGCTTCGCCTTGTTGTGGCTTCTGATCACCTCGTTCTTTCCGCTGGCGATCCTCATCCTCTCCGTGCTCGGCGCCATTCTCTTCGGCCTTGCGACACCGTCGGAGGCCGCAGCGGTCGGCGCCCTCGGCGGCCTCATCCTCGCTCTCGCCTACCGCGCCCTCACCTGGCAGCGGCTGCAGGAATCCGTCTATCTGACGGTCAGAACCTCGGCGATGGTGTGCTGGCTCTTCGTCGGCTCGTGGACGTTTTCCTCCGTCTTTTCCTATCTCGGCGGCGAACAGGTCATCTCCGATTTCGTCACCGGCCTCGACATCTCGCCGATCGTCTTCCTGATCCTCGCCCAGATCATCATCTTCCTGCTCGGCTGGCCGCTCGAATGGTCGGAGATCATCATCATCTTCGTGCCGATCTTCCTGCCGCTCCTGCCGCATTTCGGCATCGATCCCCTGTTCTTCGGCATTCTCGTCGCGCTCAACCTGCAGACATCCTTCCTCACCCCGCCGATGGCCATGTCGGCCTATTACCTCAAGGGCATCGCCCCGCCGCAGGTGCAGCTCGTCGAGATCTTCAAGGGTTGCATGCCCTTTCTCGGCATGGTCATCCTCGCCATGGCGCTCATCTACGTCTTCCCGGGGGTGGTCTACTGGCTGCCGAATCTCGTTTACGGACGGTGA